GCCGCTCCCAATGGTGAGGGTGCCGGACCCGGCGGCGTACAGGCCGTTGTTGCTCACCCCGCTGAACACCACCGACCCAGTGCCGTTGAGCGTCTGACTGCCGGTGAACGACAGTTGCCCCCTGGAGAAGTCTCTCCCGAGGTCGGCCGTGCCGTTCAGCGTCAGCCCGCCAGCACCGATGACCGCCACGTACGTGTCGACAAAATTGTCGAACCCGACCCGCAGCAGACCGTTCACTGTCACTCCGTCCAACACACCACCGTTGTTGACAAAAACGGGGGTGTTGGCGGCGGTGATACTGTTCCGCAACGTGCCGCTGAGGGTCAACGATGGGGCCACGATCGCCACGTCGGGATCGGCTCCGCTGACGTCCAGTGTGCCAGCGGAGGTGATGAAAATGTCGGACTTGCTCGTGACCGAGGCAACTTTGGTTGTGAAGCCAAGGGTGATATCGACGTCCGCGAAGGCGTCGCCGATGATGACATCGTCAGCGGCACCAGGAAGTTGGTTGCTGGACCAGTTGAGCGGGTTACTCCAAAGGAGATTGCCGCCGCCGCCGTCCCAACTCACAATCGCCGGGGTGATTCGATCTTCGAGGGATAACCAGGAGGTGAGTTGCCGATTCGCTGTACGCATACTGCCGCCCTTTTGGAGAATGATCGCGTCTCCTTGGAAAAGGGTGGGTCGAGGTGGTGTCTTTCAAGAAATTTGGAAAATTCCCAAAAACGGATTCCGCCACCGATTAGCCATCCACATCGATGAACCGGGCGGTGTATTCGCGCAGGTATTGGATCACGCGGAATCGGGACATGCTCACGGCGGCGACGGTTCGGTGGAGCAGTGCGGCGGTCTCGGAGATGGTCTTGCCTTGGACGAATAAGCAATCGAAGACGGCGAAATCGTGATCGCCGATCATCGCGCGTTGTTGGAAGGCGCAAGCCCGCAAGACGTGGGCATCGTGCGTGGCCTCCCATTGTTGCATCTCGGGGCTATCGGGTGCGAAATAGGCGGCGATTTGACCCGGATTCAGCTCGGCGAATTGTCGCGCACGGGTTCGACAAAAATTCCAGGTTTCCCGTTCGGTAATCGTGCGCAGCCAGCGGCGAAACGCCCCAGTTCGGCCATTGTGTTGATATCTGGGGAGCTTCTGAAACACGATCATCAAGACATTCTGAATCAAATCATCGCGATCCATGGCTTGCAACGGCAGCGCGGCGAGTTGCATTCGCAACCACGGCGTGTAAAGCTCGTGAAAGCGAGTCCATGCGACGGAATTTTGCTCAGAAGCGAGCAATTCATCCAACAATGTGTGCGAAGTCTGAGGCAACATAGGGGACTCGCATGAAGGAAAGCGAATGGAATGTACCGGACTCTCGCTCGAACTGTCAAGATAATACCCGCGTGAATTTCGTGAATTTCTCGTGGATTCGCATCGTTCCACATTGCGATGATTCGAGGCCGACATCACCGAATCTGTTCGGAGCAATCGCGGTTCCTACATTGTCAGCAATTCTCGATGCCCGTATTGGATTCGGAACGGGGTGAGCATTCCCATGGCGATTTGGCAATTTCTGCACGAGAACGCAGCGCGGCAACCGGATCGACTCGCGGTGATTCACGAACGCTGCCAACTCACGTATGCGGAGCTTGAAGATTGGGTGGAGCGGATCGCGACGGGGCTGCACTTTCAGGGATTGGCTGGTTGCGATCGCGTGGTCACCGTGCTGGGCAATACTCCGGAGCATCTGGCGCTCCTTTTGGCCTGCTTTCGAGCGGGGTTGGTGGTGGTGCCGCTCGCGCCGTGGTCGATTCTGGCGCAAATTCGCTATGCACTGCGCACCAGTGGAGCGCGTGGAATTGTCGCCCCAACCGCGACACTCCAGGCTGTTTTCGAGGATCACGGCGAACTGCGCCCCGATATCATCATCAACACCGGCGATCCGCTGCCAATCCCCGGAATGATTCCCTGGGAAGTCATCGAGGCCGGCCCCGGTGAGGTGCCCCCACTCCCGAAATCGGATCGCGATCATTTGGCGATCATCGTCTTCACCTCCGGCACCACCAGTCGCCCCAAGGCAGTCGTCCACAGCCAAAACCGACTCGCCCGCCGTGTCATCGCCTATGCCGACCGATTGCAACTCACGCCCAGGGATGTGGCGTACATCATCATTGGCATCGGGCGTCCGGTCGTTCTCGCTGGGCAAGTGCTGGCGATGCTCCGCTGCGGCGGCACCATCGTGTTGCGTGAATCGTGCGATCCCGCCGCATTTTGGGAAGGTTTTCGCCAACCGCCCCAGAAAACGCTGACGTTTGGGGCACCGGGCGTGATGAAATCGCTCCTGGCGCATCCGGCATCCCGCGAGGTCGATTGGTCGCAATGTCCGTACTGGCTTGTCGGCGGAGACTGCGTCTCGCCGGAACTCCATGCCGGATTCATCGCTCGTGCGGGACGGCCGCTGATCGAGATGTGCGGCATGACCGAGACGGGATTTTACAGCCTCAATCCCCCCGATCGGCCGCGCATCGGCTCCATTGGCCAAGTGCTGCCCGGCGTGACGGTGCGCATCGTGGATGCGGAGGGGACCCCCGTTTCCTGCGGCGAAATCGGCGAAATTGCCATTCGCACGCCCGATGGCATGATTGGCTACTGGAACGATACGGCCGAGACATTCCGAGTCATCCGCGATGATTGGCTCTACACCGGCGACCTTGCCCGAATGGACGCCGACGGCTACCTCTGGTTCGTTGGTCGCTCCAAAGACATCATCGTGCGGATGGGCTACAAAGTTTCGCCCATTCTGGTGGAGCAGGCATTGGAGACACACCCATCCATCGAGCGGGCGGTGGTGGTGGGTGCCCCGGATTCGTTGGCCGGGCAAGTGCCATTCGCCTTCCTGCAACTCGCCGCCAACCAGCCCGCGCCGAACGCGGATGAGCTGCGAACCTACCTCGCCGATCGTCTCGATCCCCCGTCCATCCCCGATTCTTTCGTCCCCATTGCGGAATGGCCACTGACCTACGCCGGCAAGCTCGACCGCGCCCGACTCGTCTGGATCGCCACCAACGGCGGCGTGCCGTTCTAACCCGCGGGGGGAGATTTGCGGGCGGGATTCTGCACCAACGGGAGGCCGCGGAGCAGGTTGCGGAAGGCGAGCGCGGCCGGGGAGAGGGCGTGCTGTTTGCGTTGCAGAAGCGCGACGCGGCGGGTGACACTTGGGGCCGTCAGGCGCAATCGGGTGCAGCCTGCGGGCAGCGCGTGGGTCGCCAATTCCGGCAGAATCGCTATCCCCAGCCCGGCGGCCACCAGCGAGCGGATCGTCTCCAGTTCCCCGCTTTCGCAGACGGTCCGCGGCTCAAATCCCGCCGCGCGGCATGCCGTATGCACCGTGTCGCGCACACGCCCCTTGAAGACGACAAACCCCTCTTGCGCGAGGTCCGTTAATCGCACGCGCCGCAGATTCGCCAGCGGGTGCGATTGCGGGGCGAGAACGACAAATCGCTCTCGAAACAGCAGCGTTTCATGAAAGCTGCCGCCCTGCGTGGGGAGTTGAACAATCCCCAATTCGACTCGGCCAGACTCAACCCATTGGGCCACCTGGCGCGACGTGTCCTCCGCCAGCGCCAACTCGACTTGCGGATGCTCGCGGCGGAAGGCGGCGATGGCTTCGGGGAGCAGCATGGCACTCACGGATGGAATCGCCCCGATGCTCAATCGACCGCCGCGCAGCGTCACAAGATCCTGCACCGCTTGCTTGGCGCGGGCGGCCTGGGTGAGCAGCGATTCGGCGTGGGACCGCAGCAGTTCACCGGCGGCGGTGAGCGTGGTTTCGCGCTTGGCGCGGTGGAATAATGGGGTGCCCAATTCGCGTTCCAGCTTGCGCATTTGTTCGCTGAGCGCGGCCTGGGCCAGGTGCAATTGCTCGGCGGCACGCGTGAAATTGCGTTGTCGCGCGGCTTCCAGGAAGTATTCGAGCTGATACAGCTCCATCGGTTTTTCCGTCCGAATCGGTCAGAATGTTCTGTTTTACCAGCCGCTGGTTTCCGCGTACAGTAATCTCACCTGGAAATGCAACCGCTTTGCCCGAAGGGATGCTGCCGATGGCTCGACTCTGTGTGCATACCATCACCACCAAAACGCTGCCAATCGAGCAGTGCCTGGAGGAATATCCGCGACGCGGCATCACGGGCATCACCATTTGGCGGCAAGCGCTGGAAGGCCGCAATTGCGGGACAATCGCCCGACAAACGCGCGATGCCGGGCTGACGGTGGTTAGCCTGTGCCGGGGGGGATTCTTTCCCGGTCGAACTGCGGCGGAGCGTCAGCGGGCCATCGACGACAATCGGCGAGCGATTGATGAGGCCCACGCCGTGGGAGCGCCGCTGATTGTGCTGGTTTGCGGGGCGGTTCCGGGTCAGCCGCTGGTGGAATCGCGGCGGCAAATCGCCGAAGGAATCGCCGAGATTCTGCCAGCCGCACAACAAGCGGGCGTGCAGTTGGCCATTGAACCGCTGCATCCGATGTATGCGGATGATCGCAGTGCGGTCAATACGCTGCGGCAGGCGAATGACATTTGCGATTCGCTCGGCTCGCCGACCGGACTCGGGATCGCAGTCGATGTCTACCATGTTTGGTGGGATCCGGAATTGGAGTCGCAGATTGCCCAGACGGGTGCCGCGCGGCGGTTGCTGGCGTTCCATATCTGCGATTGGCGGACGCCGACGGTGGACCTGCTCAATGATCGCGGACTGATGGGCGAAGGGTGCATCCCGATTCGGCAGATTAGCGAATGGGTGGATGCGACAGGCTTCACCGGCTACCGTGAAGTGGAAATCTTCTCGAATCGCTGGTGGAATGTCGAACCGCGACACTTTTTGGATCAGATTCAGCAATCCTACGCGACCTTGTACGGTTCCACGATGGATCATTCTGCGGGAACATGACGGCACTTGCAGCCGGGGACCATCGCACTGGATTTGGAGCAATTGGGAGAGAACAACGCATGCAAACGCGACGAATTGGCATCATCATGAACGGCGTCACCGGACGCATGGGCACCAACCAGCATCTGATTCGCTCCATCCTGGCCATTCGGCAGCAAGGTGGGGTGAAAGTCGGCGAGGATTTGCGGCTGATGCCCGATCCGATTCTCACCGGGCGAAATGCCGACAAACTGCAAGCCCTGGCGGAGCGCACCGGCGTCACCCGCTACACCACTGATTTGGACGCCGCGCTGGCCAATCCCGACGATGAAATCTTTTTTGATGCCAGTGGCACATTGCAACGCGCGGAATTCGTTGCGCGGGCGGTGAAGGCGAAGAAGGCCATTTACTGCGAAAAACCGACAGCGGTGAAAGCCGACGATGCGCTCCATTTGGCGCGATTGTGCGAATCAGCAGGCGTGAAAAATGGTGTCGTGCAGGACAAATTATGGCTCACCGGCCTGCGGAAGTTTCGGGTGTTGCGCGATCAGGGCTTCTTCGGCAAAATCCTCAGCGTGCGGGGGGAATTCGGCTATTGGGTCTTCACCGGCGAGGATGCCGACCAGCCCGCCCAACGGCCGTCTTGGAATTATCGCCAAGCAGATGGCGGGGGCATCATCGTGGATATGCTCTGCCATTGGCGCTATGTGATTGACAATCTGTTTGGCAAAGTCAAAGCCGTGAGTTGTCTCGGGGCCACGCATCTGCCGCAGCGGATTGATGAGCGAGGCAACCGCTACGATTGCACGGCGGATGATTCCTGTTATGCCACATTCGAATGCGACAATGGCGTGATTTGCCAATTCAACAGTTCCTGGACGGTGCGGGTGCGACGCGATGATCTGCTGACCATGCAAGTCGATGGCACGCACGGGAGCGCGGTGGTGGGACTGCGAAAATGCTGGGTGCAAAGCCTGGGCACCACCCCCCGCCCGGTCTGGAATCCGGATATCGAACAGCCGATCCAATTTTTCAACGGCTGGCAAGAAGTGCCCGATTGCACGACCTATGACAACGCCTTCAAAATTCAGTGGGAGGAATTCTTGAAGCATGTCGCGGTCGATGCCCCGTTTCCGTACACGCTCCGCGAAGGTGCCAAAGGGGTGCAGTTGGCCGAACTCGGGTTGCAAAGCTGGGCTCAACGCCGCTGGTTGAATGTGGAGGAACTCCCCGCGTGAAATCGCTCATTCACTCGCCGGCGGATCTCACGCCGACTACCACGTGGCAAGAAACCGTTTGGGCCTGGACCAGCGAGGAATCGCTGATCGACCATACCACCAAAGCGCGGCTCTGCTCCGCAGTGCTTCTGCCGTTCCAGAATGGCCAGCCGGATTGGGATAGCCTGATTTCCAGCATTGCCTGGATGCAATCGGCAGCGGATCATTACGGCGTAGAACTGGTGCCGGTGCTCAATGCCGATACTGGGTACATCTTCGACCTGGATGATGCGCTCTATGCCGAAGTCCTGCGGCGATTTCGGGCGGCGTTCCCGCAGATGAAATTCATCGCCGGGGTCACCGCTCGCGGGGCAGCGAACGACTCGGAATTCCGGGCCGAACGCTATCGGCCGCTGTTGGATATTGTCCAGGAACATGACCATTGCGAAGTCATGCTCATGACCTCGCGGTGGCTCAATTCGCTGGATCCGCAGCGTCGGCGCGATGGCTACTTTACCATTGCCGAATGGCTGGTGCGGCCAGGAATCGTCCACGCCCTAGAACCATCGTTCGTGCCGTGGGCGACCCCGTTTGAACCGTGGTTGCTGTGGGAATTGGCCAATCATCCGAAGTTTGTCGGCGGCAAAATTAGCACGCTGGATGAGCCGCATTTCCTGTATTGGGCCGCGATGGTTCGCGATCAGCAATTGGCCTTCGCGCCGCATTCGGGAGATGATTTCGGGATCGCAACCGCGATTAAACTGGGGCTGCCGCTGCTGATTGGGGCGGCGAGTAGTGCGGCGCCGCTGATTTGTGCCGCCAAGGATATGTGGCTGTTCGATGATGCCCCGGCCAAACGCTATCCCACGCCGTTGGCCGCCGCCGGTCTCGGGGCCGGGCGATTCGATCTCCGCGTGACCAAACTGTTCGAGGCGTTCCAATCGCTGGAAGATGCCGTCTTTCGGCTGGATACCAACGGCAGCGCGGCGGCGTACAAGCATAGCACGGCGCATCTGCTGCACGCACTCGGGGTGATTGCCGCGCCAGAAGCCCATCCCCATTGTGCGGATCGTCGCGGCCCGGATGAGGCGGCCCGCATGCACGAGGCGATGCTGCGGGCAATTCGCATGGCGGAACGGCTGAACATTCCGGGATTCTCGCGGCCACAATAACGGCGATGTGTGAGCGTGGCGTGGGAGCGTCCGCACTCCGCGATTGCGCCCCACTCGGCGGATCGCGGAGAATCGCGGAAAATCCCCCCACAGCGCGAATCGGACTCAATCGGAAGATTACCCAGCCGATGGGGTCAGCGAATCGGCAATGCGGTGGGCGAGCAGTTCCGCCTGTTCCGTGCAATCATTCATGGCCACGCCATAGAGAATATTGCCACCCAGGAACAAACCGGGCAGTTGCACCAATCGCATCTCCACCCGCTGCACCCGCTGATGATGGCCGATGAAATACTGCGGAATCGCCTTGGGCCACCGCACAATGTGGTGATGCACCGGCTCACCGGTCACGCCCATGGCCACGGTCATTTCCGCATGCACGGCCCGCAACAGTTGCTCGTTCGACCAATCGAGCATCTCCCCACGATGCCAGCCGCCACACAGCGCCCGCCACATCACCAGCCCATCGGGAGCGCGATCGGGGAAAATCGACGAACACCACTGCACGCCCAGGACATCGCGTCGGGTCCGCTGCGGGGCAATGTAGCCAAATCCGTCCAGATCCGCACGCGGGACATCCGCCCGACGATACGCGAGCGCCACCACCGCAATGCGCGTGTAGGCAATGCTGTCCAATTCGTGGGCCAACGGCTCATCCACATCGGCCAGCAATCGCGCCGAAATGTATGCCGGGCATGTGGGAATCACGACATCGGCCTGCCATTGCTCACCGCCTTCGCCGTCGATCAGCCAGCGTGCCCCGTCGGAGGTGGCGGGATCGGCCCGGCGGATGCGTCGCACACCGATGCCGCCAACGTAGGTGCCCCGAAATTGCTCGTGGAGGGTTTCGACGAGCAATCGCAATCCCGGTCGAAACGACCACATGCGTTGCGGCTGCGGGGTTTCGCCACGGGCTTGAGCGGCCTTGCGACGGACTTTGGCGGCGGCGAACACGCCTTTGATGACGCTGCCGAATTCGCGTTCGAATTGGGCCAATCGCGGAAAACAGGATCGAATGCTGAGCAATTCCGGATCGCCGCCGTGAATGCCGGTCACGAGCGCATCGGCGAAGATCTCCGCAGATTCGCGGCCGGCCCGTCGGGTGGCGAACGCCGCGATCGATTCATCCTCGGGAATCGGCGAGGGGGGTTTGCGAAATTGTTCGAGCGCGAATGCGAGTTTCCCCCGCCAGCTCATCAAGGGCGAGCGGAGGAACGGCATCAATCCGCCGGGGAGTTTTTGCAGCTGATCGCGGAGGTAGACATAGCGGTTTTTGCGGGAGCCTTCGCTGGCCGCCAGCAATTGATCACCCAATCCCAGGTCGCGACACAACTGCATGGTGGATGGTTTCGAATCGAGAAAGCCATTGGGCCCCTCTTCGATTTGAAAGCCGTTCTGCCGAGCGGTCCAGATGTTGCCCCCGGGCCGATTTCGCGGCTCGATGAGCGTGATCGCCGCGTGGGGCAGCCGTTGTTGGAGCCGGTACGCCAGCGCCAACCCCGACAGCCCCGCCCCCAAAATGACAATCCGCGCCATACCCCGTCCTCAACGCGATTTATTGCGGCCCAATTTCTCGGCCCGCTTGCGATCGATCGGCCGCATTCCCGCCGACTTCGGCAGCATGTCGCTGGGCATGTGCTTGCCATGCAGCGCCACCGGCTCATCGGCCTTCTTGCGCAACCGCATATTCAGCAGTTCCACCACCACGGCAAATGCCATCGCAAAATAAATGTAGCCTTTGTTCATGTGCTGTCCGAATCCCTCGGCCATCAACATCGTGCCGATGAGGATCAGAAAGCTCAGTGCCAGAATTTTCAGCGTGGGGTGACGATCGACAAAATCGCTGATGTACCCGGCAAACGCCAGCATCACACCCACCGAAATAATCATCGCCGACACCATCACCCAGTAATCGCGGGCCATGCCAACCGCGGTGATGACCGAATCGAGCGAAAACACGATGTCGATGACCGCAATTTGCGCCAAAATCAGCCCGAAACTCACGGATTTGGGTGCAGTCCCACCCGTCGATTCATGCTCGTCTGGACCTTCCAACTTGTGGTGGATTTCGTAGACGCTCTTGCCCACCAGGAACAATCCACCGATGATCATGATGAGATCTTTGCCGGAAATTCCCAGCACTTCTTCGGCATGTTCGGGGTCGATGTTCAGGAAGGACAATTCCGGCAGCATGAACAACGGCTTGGTCAGCCCCATGATGAAGCTCAGCAACGCCAGCAGCATCAATCGCGTACCGAGCGCGACCATGAGACCAATTCGCCGAGCGCGTGGCCGTTGGGCTTCCGGCAATCGCCCGGCGACAATGGCGATGAAAATGATATTGTCAATGCCCAGCACAATTTCCATCAACGTCAGCGTCACCAACGGCGCGAGCCATTCCATAACCCGGTTCCTGTAAGGTGGTATCCCGATCGAATCGCTGCGAACAGTGTAGCAAGCGGAAAGCACCACGTCCGCAGAGAAGCATCCATGATTTTGAAATCATGCTGCCCCCCTGCGGACATGCGAAATCGGCGCTGGCGACGCGGCCCGAAATTAGCCGACGTAGACGCCCGCTTGCAGAATCAGATTGCTAAACACGGGTTGCGATTGTTGCAGCGGCGGTTCGCCTTGGCCGCTGATGGGGAAATTCGCCCCCAGATAGGTCCGCAGTTCGCCCGGCTGCCCTTCGCCCGACGCCACGACCAGATCCGCAAAGTTGTCGAAATCGATCTGCTTGGCCGCGAGACGAATCCCGCCACGCGAATTGACATTGCCCGCGAAGAAATTCGCCAGCGGTGCGTTGATCGCCGCGTCGTAATTTCCGTTGGTCAGAATCGTCAGCGAATCGAGAATCAGCACGCGCGGCCCGCCACCGGGACCACCGCCGAAGGCCATATCCGCAAAGCCATCCGCATTGAAATCGCCCACGGTAACGAACACCCCGTTGCGGAGCGTTTGCTCGAAGACGAACGAATCGGGAATGATCTTGTCTGCGTTCGCGCCATTGGTTCCGGCCAACACTCGGACACCGTTGAACAGCGCCACCCGCGGGCCGCCACCGAAGCCCGCCGCCACCACCAAATCCTGGATGCCGTCGCCGTTGACATCGCCGACCGCCACCCGAGCGCCGCCGCGGAAATTCGGATCGTCGATGCCGAAGAAATCGGCGATGCGGTCAAACCCCGCACCGTTGTACCGCAATACGACAATCCGCCCGCCGCCACCTTGATCCGGCGAGATGACGATTTCGGCAAAGCCATCGCCGTCAATGTCGCCCGCCGCCAGGAAGACGCCGCCGAGGAAGCTCGCTTCGTAAACCGTTTCGCTCAATTGGGTTCCGCTCGCCGACAGCGTCACGGTAATCAGCGAGCCGTTGCCCGGCCCGACGCCGTAGATGATGTCCTCGACACCGTCGCCGTCAATGTCGCCCACCGCCGTTCGCACTTCGCCGGGCACCGTGAACGGCTCAAATTGCGCTCCCAATGTCTGGAGATTGAGCGCGGCGTTGTAGGTGTAGGCTTGCGTGCTGCCCGACGAAATCCCCGACGCCACCGTCGTGGTGGTCAATTGCAACGGCAGCGGCAAATTGCTGCTGGTCGTGAAGATATTCGTCACATTGCCAATAATCGAGCTGGGATCAACATTTGTGGCGCCGCTGGAAAATGCGATCAGCGAGCCATCGCCGGCAATCCGCCCCGAGCCGCTGGCGCTATTCCCCGCGATTCGCCCCGCCGGATTGGCGCTGACAATGCCGGTGCGGCGGAACACGCGATCGAATTGGAAGACATCATCGACACCGTTGTTGTCCACCACGCCGACAATCAGATTGGCGGAAGCGGTTTGGAACAGTACTCGGGTGCCATCGTCGCTGAGATCGGACAGGAAGGCGGCCGCGCCACCGCTGAAGCCATCGGTCCCAGCGCTCATCAGATCGGTAAACGGCGTGCCAGGGGTGAAATCGCGGACATACACATCCGTCAGGCCGTTGGTATCCACCGTCGGCACCAGATCGCTGGCAAGCGACTCAAACACCACCACGCGACCATCGCTACTGATCAGATACGCACCCGGATTGAGCACATCATTGCTGCCCGCCGCGTTGGTGGTGCCTTCAATGGCGTTCACCAGCGTCGTCGCCCCGGTGCCGAAGAATCCCGTGCGACGATAGAGCGAATTTCCGGTGCCGTTCGCCTTGAAATTCGGGACCAATTGCAGATCATTCACTAACCCGGTGGGATCGCCCTGGGCATTGCTCAGGAAGACAACCGTGCTGCCATCCGCACTGATGACCGCATTGCCGGCTTCTTGCCCGATGACTGCCCCGGCGGCGTTAATCGGCGAAGTCACCGAGACGCTGACCAGTTCCAACCCCGTGGCGATGGGTCGGCTGAGATCGCGCAGAAACACGTCCAGCGTTGCCGTCACCGCAGGCTGGTCGATGGTGCCCGCAATCAGCGTGGCGGAATCAACCTTCGTGAAAAAGGCAAAGCGGTTGCCGTCGTTGCTCATCCATTGGCTGCCCACTTGGACGAACACATCGTCGGAGAAGCCGATCATAAACGTCGGATTCGCAGAGGATTGCGTCACCGGCGTGGTCGCCGCCCCGCCCGCATTCACCGCGTTGAGATTGCGAACAAACACGTCTTGCGTGCTGGGATCATCCGTCAGCACAATGCTGGTAATCTGGTTATTTTCGACATTGCTGACGAACGCAACCTTGGAGCCATCTGCGCTAATCTGCGGAGCGTTGGAGATCGCATTCACGATGGAACCAATCGCCAACGTATTGCCATCGCCGCTATTGCGAGCGCTAACGAGGACGTTCGACTTCGTCGCCGCCGACCAGCGGAACACATCCGGCGTGTTCGCGAGATCGATTTGGGCTGCGTCTCCGGTCACGGCGTCGGCATTGGTTTTGCTCACCCAGGCGACGAAATTGCCATCCGCACTCAGCACCGCGCTGCCACCATCGGAATTGTCGAACCCCAGCGCCAATCCGCCCGGTGTGCGCGACACCAGGAAGGTTTGGCTAGTCGTCAGATCGCGGTAGAAGAGATCTTCCGCCCCATTGCCATCCGCAACCCCGGCGGCCAAGTTATTCGCCGTGCTGGTGAACAGCAACTTGGTGCCGTCCGCGCTCACATCAATGACGCTCAGGCTATTGCCATCGGGAGCGGTCCCCGCCGGAAGTCCCGGCGTGGCCAAAAACGCGGGCGTATCCCGAGTTTCCAGGCGTTCCAGCGACCAGCGTTGCCGATTATTCGTCGAATTGCGCTTACCCATCGAATCAACCTCGGAGAGTGGGGATTGTACCTTCTCGATTCGTCATTGCGTCTTCAGGAGCCGCTCACGGCGTTTTCGCTGGCGGGGGTTGAGCGGCATCAACCCAAAATTCCAACGCATGCTTCACGATGCCATGCGGATCGAACATCGTGCCCAGAGTTCCCTGCGGTCGCAAGCGATCGCTGGGGAAACTGTGCACCAATCGCTCAATGGGGAACCGCGCCGCTCCATTGGAATAGATGATTCCCGTGGGCAACGGCGATTCGCTGGCCCAGACCATCGCCCGTTCGCGGCCGGGAGTGTCGCCCGCTTCGTGGGCCATTCCGCCTGGCGCGGGCACCTGCCGACTTTGCCCCTTGACCACCCGCGAATCGGTCGTCGAAAAATCGACCGTGCGAATGCGGCCATCGGCCAAATGTCGCGCCACCGTCACATGCACCGTTCGCGTGGTTTCGATCCAGAATCCCAGTCGCTTCTCGCCGGATTTCCAGCGATCCATCACCCGATTGGTCAGGGCATCTTTCAGCGACCACACCAACTGAAACCGCGCTCGCGGGGATTGCCAACGCGGTTGACTGAGTGCATCAATCGGCGGCAGATACAAGCGTTTGCTCGTGGGCTGCATCGCGAAATCTGGTGGGGCTTCCGCCATGGCCACATCCACGCTCGGCACCGGTCGCAAGGTCGGCGGCGCAAGGCCAATCGCTTGACGAAGTTCCTCGCGGAAGCTCGGTTGTTGCAAATGATTCAACACCCAAT
This DNA window, taken from Tuwongella immobilis, encodes the following:
- the hemG gene encoding protoporphyrinogen oxidase, translated to MARIVILGAGLSGLALAYRLQQRLPHAAITLIEPRNRPGGNIWTARQNGFQIEEGPNGFLDSKPSTMQLCRDLGLGDQLLAASEGSRKNRYVYLRDQLQKLPGGLMPFLRSPLMSWRGKLAFALEQFRKPPSPIPEDESIAAFATRRAGRESAEIFADALVTGIHGGDPELLSIRSCFPRLAQFEREFGSVIKGVFAAAKVRRKAAQARGETPQPQRMWSFRPGLRLLVETLHEQFRGTYVGGIGVRRIRRADPATSDGARWLIDGEGGEQWQADVVIPTCPAYISARLLADVDEPLAHELDSIAYTRIAVVALAYRRADVPRADLDGFGYIAPQRTRRDVLGVQWCSSIFPDRAPDGLVMWRALCGGWHRGEMLDWSNEQLLRAVHAEMTVAMGVTGEPVHHHIVRWPKAIPQYFIGHHQRVQRVEMRLVQLPGLFLGGNILYGVAMNDCTEQAELLAHRIADSLTPSAG
- a CDS encoding TerC family protein translates to MEWLAPLVTLTLMEIVLGIDNIIFIAIVAGRLPEAQRPRARRIGLMVALGTRLMLLALLSFIMGLTKPLFMLPELSFLNIDPEHAEEVLGISGKDLIMIIGGLFLVGKSVYEIHHKLEGPDEHESTGGTAPKSVSFGLILAQIAVIDIVFSLDSVITAVGMARDYWVMVSAMIISVGVMLAFAGYISDFVDRHPTLKILALSFLILIGTMLMAEGFGQHMNKGYIYFAMAFAVVVELLNMRLRKKADEPVALHGKHMPSDMLPKSAGMRPIDRKRAEKLGRNKSR
- a CDS encoding beta strand repeat-containing protein yields the protein MGKRNSTNNRQRWSLERLETRDTPAFLATPGLPAGTAPDGNSLSVIDVSADGTKLLFTSTANNLAAGVADGNGAEDLFYRDLTTSQTFLVSRTPGGLALGFDNSDGGSAVLSADGNFVAWVSKTNADAVTGDAAQIDLANTPDVFRWSAATKSNVLVSARNSGDGNTLAIGSIVNAISNAPQISADGSKVAFVSNVENNQITSIVLTDDPSTQDVFVRNLNAVNAGGAATTPVTQSSANPTFMIGFSDDVFVQVGSQWMSNDGNRFAFFTKVDSATLIAGTIDQPAVTATLDVFLRDLSRPIATGLELVSVSVTSPINAAGAVIGQEAGNAVISADGSTVVFLSNAQGDPTGLVNDLQLVPNFKANGTGNSLYRRTGFFGTGATTLVNAIEGTTNAAGSNDVLNPGAYLISSDGRVVVFESLASDLVPTVDTNGLTDVYVRDFTPGTPFTDLMSAGTDGFSGGAAAFLSDLSDDGTRVLFQTASANLIVGVVDNNGVDDVFQFDRVFRRTGIVSANPAGRIAGNSASGSGRIAGDGSLIAFSSGATNVDPSSIIGNVTNIFTTSSNLPLPLQLTTTTVASGISSGSTQAYTYNAALNLQTLGAQFEPFTVPGEVRTAVGDIDGDGVEDIIYGVGPGNGSLITVTLSASGTQLSETVYEASFLGGVFLAAGDIDGDGFAEIVISPDQGGGGRIVVLRYNGAGFDRIADFFGIDDPNFRGGARVAVGDVNGDGIQDLVVAAGFGGGPRVALFNGVRVLAGTNGANADKIIPDSFVFEQTLRNGVFVTVGDFNADGFADMAFGGGPGGGPRVLILDSLTILTNGNYDAAINAPLANFFAGNVNSRGGIRLAAKQIDFDNFADLVVASGEGQPGELRTYLGANFPISGQGEPPLQQSQPVFSNLILQAGVYVG